One Halobacteriovorax sp. GB3 genomic window carries:
- the atpA gene encoding F0F1 ATP synthase subunit alpha, translating to MSMNPEEITSIIKDRISNFETKLQVDEVGTVLTIGDGVARVFGLKNVMAGELVEFETGTKGMVLNLEANNVGVAVLGEDPNITEGSTVKRTEKIVEVPVGDALLGRVVNPIGEAIDGQGEIVGTETRQVEVKAPGIIARKPVHEPMQTGIKAIDSMIPIGRGQRELIIGDRKTGKTAVAIDTIINQKGKDVVCIYVAVGQKQSTVRQVQQKLKEAGALDYTIIVSATASNTAPLQFLAPYTGCTMGEYYRDNGKHALIIYDDLTKQAQAYRQMSLLLRRPPGREAFPGDVFYLHSRLLERAAKLSDELGGGSLTALPVIETQEGDVSAYIPTNVISITDGQIFLESDLFNSGIRPAVNVGLSVSRVGGSAQVKAMKKVAGTLRLDLAQYRELAAFAAFGSDLDEATKKQLDKGERLVELLKQGQYVPMDVMDQVAVIYAATKGMFDSVPVVNIRDVEKDLIEHLNAKHSDLMTALRAEKVIAGDNETKLVGIIKDFVASKKY from the coding sequence ATGTCTATGAACCCAGAAGAAATTACGAGCATCATCAAAGATAGAATTTCTAACTTTGAGACGAAGCTTCAAGTTGATGAAGTTGGTACAGTTCTAACTATCGGTGATGGTGTTGCACGTGTTTTCGGTCTTAAAAATGTTATGGCCGGTGAACTAGTTGAATTTGAAACAGGAACTAAAGGTATGGTTCTTAACCTTGAAGCAAACAACGTTGGTGTTGCTGTTCTTGGTGAAGATCCAAATATTACAGAAGGTTCTACAGTAAAAAGAACTGAGAAAATTGTTGAAGTTCCAGTAGGAGATGCACTTCTTGGACGTGTAGTTAACCCAATCGGTGAAGCTATTGATGGTCAAGGTGAAATCGTTGGTACTGAAACAAGACAAGTTGAAGTTAAGGCTCCAGGGATTATCGCAAGAAAGCCTGTTCACGAGCCAATGCAAACAGGTATTAAAGCAATCGATTCTATGATTCCAATCGGACGTGGACAACGTGAGCTTATTATTGGTGACCGTAAGACAGGTAAAACTGCTGTTGCCATCGATACAATCATCAACCAAAAAGGTAAAGATGTTGTTTGTATCTACGTTGCTGTTGGACAAAAGCAATCAACAGTACGTCAAGTACAACAAAAGCTAAAAGAAGCTGGTGCTCTTGATTATACAATCATCGTATCTGCAACTGCTTCTAACACTGCACCTCTTCAGTTCCTTGCTCCATATACAGGTTGTACAATGGGTGAGTACTACAGAGATAACGGTAAGCACGCACTAATCATTTATGATGATCTAACGAAACAAGCACAAGCTTATAGACAAATGTCACTTCTTCTTAGACGTCCACCAGGACGTGAAGCGTTCCCAGGGGATGTTTTCTATCTACACTCGAGACTTCTTGAGCGTGCAGCGAAACTTTCTGACGAACTAGGTGGTGGATCACTAACTGCACTTCCAGTTATTGAAACACAAGAAGGTGACGTATCTGCATATATTCCAACTAACGTAATTTCGATTACTGATGGACAAATCTTCCTAGAGTCTGACCTTTTCAACTCAGGTATTCGTCCAGCTGTTAACGTTGGTCTTTCAGTTTCACGTGTTGGTGGTTCAGCGCAGGTAAAAGCAATGAAAAAAGTTGCTGGTACTCTACGTCTTGACCTCGCTCAATACCGTGAACTTGCAGCCTTCGCAGCATTTGGATCTGATCTTGATGAAGCTACTAAAAAGCAGCTTGATAAAGGTGAGAGACTTGTTGAACTTCTTAAACAAGGTCAATATGTACCAATGGACGTTATGGACCAAGTAGCAGTTATTTACGCTGCAACTAAAGGTATGTTTGACTCTGTTCCTGTTGTTAACATCAGAGACGTTGAGAAGGATCTTATTGAACACCTAAATGCTAAGCATAGCGATCTTATGACTGCTCTTAGAGCTGAGAAAGTAATTGCTGGTGACAATGAGACTAAGCTAGTTGGAATCATTAAAGATTTCGTAGCTTCAAAAAAATACTAA